One segment of Gadus chalcogrammus isolate NIFS_2021 chromosome 8, NIFS_Gcha_1.0, whole genome shotgun sequence DNA contains the following:
- the casq1a gene encoding calsequestrin-1a, which produces MKWSWVLAVVLLSVGAPSWAKDGLDFPEYDGKDRVHDLNAKNFKSVMKKYDVMVVYYHEHPGTNRAAQRQFQIEELALELAAQVLDEFDDEDIGFGLIDEKKDKIVAKKLDLDEADSIYIFTDDEVIEYDGELAADTLVEYIFDVLEDPVEMIDNQRELKAFQNVEEDIKLVGYFKSHKSEHFLEFVDAAEEFHPDIMFYATFNAKVAKTLELKLNEVDFYEPFLADPLVIPGKPYTEKELVDFIENHDRPTLRKLQPHNMYEIWDDDVGGEHIVAFAEESDPDGYEFLEILKKVAEDNTDNDDLSIVWIDPDDFPLLVPHWEKTFGIDLSAPQIGVVDADDADSVWLDMDDGDDMPTVAELEDWIEDALSGDIDPDDDDDDDDDDDDDDDDDDDDDDDDDDDDDDDDDDDDDDDDDDDDDDDDDDDDDDDDDDDDDDDDDDDDDDDDDDDDDDDDDDDDDDDDDDDDDDDDDDDDDDDDEDDDDDDDDDDDDDDDDDDDDDDDDDDDDDDDDDDDDDDDDDDDNDDDDDDDDDDY; this is translated from the exons ATGAAGTGGAGCTGGGTGTTAGCGGTGGTCCTGCTGTCGGTCGGGGCACCGTCCTGGGCCAAGGATGGCCTGGACTTCCCCGAGTACGACGGCAAGGACCGCGTCCACGACCTCAACGCCAAGAACTTTAAGTCGGTGATGAAGAAATACGACGTGATGGTGGTGTACTACCACGAGCACCCGGGGACCAACCGCGCCGCCCAGAGGCAGTTCCAGATCGAGGAGCTGGCGCTGGAG CTCGCAGCCCAGGTCCTGGACGAGTTTGACGACGAGGATATTGGGTTCGGCCTCATCGATGAGAAAAAGGACAAGATTGTAGCCAAGAAGTTAG ACCTCGATGAGGCCGACAGTATCTACATCTTCACCGACGACGAAGTGATTGAATACGATGGAGAGCTGGCCGCGGACACCCTTGTGGAGTACATTTTTGAT GTGCTGGAAGACCCGGTGGAGATGATTGACAACCAGCGGGAGCTCAAGGCCTTCCAGAACGTGGAAGAGGACATCAAACTGGTGGGCTACTTTAAGAGTCACAAGTCGGAAC ATTTCCTTGAGTTCGTCGACGCTGCTGAAGAATTCCATCCCGATATTATGTTCTACGCAACATTCAATGCTAAG GTGGCCAAGACTCTAGAGCTGAAGCTGAATGAGGTGGACTTCTACGAACCCTTCCTGGCCGACCCCCTGGTCATCCCTGGCAAGCCCTACACTGAGAAAGAGCTGGTGGACTTCATTGAGAATCACGACAG ACCAACCCTGAGGAAGCTGCAGCCCCACAACATGTATGAGATCTGG GATGATGATGTTGGTGGTGAACACATTGTTGCCTTTGCAGAGGAGTCTGACCCAG ATGGTTATGAGTTCTTGGAGATCTTGAAAAAGGTTGCAGAGGACAACACAGATAACGACGACCTCAGCATTGTCTGGATTGACCCTGACGACTTCCCGCTG CTGGTCCCTCACTGGGAGAAGACTTTCGGAATCGACCTGTCTGCGCCGCAGATCGGTGTTGTTGATGCTGATGAT GCTGACAGTGTATGGCTGGACATGGACGATGGGGACGACATGCCAACCGTAGCTGAACTGGAGGATTGGATTGAAGATGCTCTGTCAGGAGATATTGATcctgatgatgacgacgatgatgacgatgatgacgacgatgacgacgatgacgacgatgatgatgatgacgatgatgatgacgatgatgacgatgatgatgacgacgatgatgatgacgacgatgatgatgacgacgatgatgacgatgatgatgacgacgacgacgatgatgatgacgacgatgatgacgacgatgatgacgatgatgatgacgacgatgacgacgatgatgatgacgacgatgatgatgacgacgacgacgatgatgacgacgacgacgacgatgatgatgacgacgacgacgatgacgacgacgaggatgatgacgatgacgacgatgatgatgacgatgacgacgatgacgacgatgatgacgatgatgatgatgacgatgatgacgatgatgatgatgacgatgacgacgacgatgacgatgacgatgacgacaatgacgatgatgatgacgacgacgacgacgattattaa
- the si:rp71-1g18.1 gene encoding zinc finger protein 250, whose product MNDLRRKKTANMSAPDLNFRAQVESVLSELVKVATVELTKLFETHYQACVVSTVKGGGGKETLQILQWQTESVGKAVPCSIGVQFNGHQSRNETAEHSGSLNLRGRADCLKSKEEEQGFASTDTPTEEENGYGERLGLLVKENANQSPVESNFPTPPSCVKDAISHDHHRHPSCPPSSPSRPKQPPLVKGEPESEVVNEGPVEAVCPPFPKREHQELEVAPSEPAAAPPMLRPEPQQTAVRTAQGQDCGPSPSDAAAVAPLPQVEAWECVSPSKVAAANDLQMKLKRANRGLVRPCSVQLVDIDLASKSSGAPKRVAARHKSGSSTSSSSSFSPSPPPKDLRRHQGLHTGHRLCCYTACSNGVWRLQGVVSHTRDGYPCKVCGKKFKRRKILRRHARFHTGEKPYACPRCPKSFALRKTLRRHARFHTGERPHDCSQCGKSFRLRENLKAHLRFHSGEKPYVCSICGKTFRIARNLEKHNMDKCGFLVPSFRKIAGLVG is encoded by the exons ATGAATGATTTGCGCAGGAAAAAAACTGCAAACATGTCGGCCCCGGATTTAAACTTTCGCGCCCAGGTGGAGTCCGTTTTAAGCGAATTGGTAAAGGTCGCTACGGTGGAATTAACTAAACTGTTCGAGACACACTACCAAGCATGTGTTGTGTCCACGGTAAAAGGCGGGGGAGGAAAAGAAACCCTGCAAATACTGCAATGGCAGACAGAATCGGTCGGAAAGGCGGTGCCATGTAGCATTGGAGTTCAATTCAATGGACACCAATCGAGGAACGAAACAGCCGAGCATTCTG GTTCCCTAAACTTGAGAGGAAGGGCTGATTGTTTGAAAAgcaaagaggaggagcaggggtttGCTTCAACAGACACCCCCACAGAAGAGGAAAATGGCTATGGCGAACGCCTGGGGCTACTTGTGAAAGAG AATGCAAATCAAAGCCCTGTTGAAAGCAACTTTCCAACGCCACCTAGTTGCGTTAAAGACGCCATTAGCCATG ACCATCACAGACATCCCAGTTGTCCCCCGTCCAGCCCATCCAGGCCCAAGCAGCCCCCGCTGGTCAAAggagagccagagagtgagGTCGTCAATGAGGGACCGGTGGAGGCCGTCTGCCCGCCCTTCCCCAAACGGGAGCaccaggagctggaggtggcTCCCTCCGAGCCGGCGGCGGCGCCCCCAATGCTACGGCCTGAGCCTCAGCAGACCGCTGTGAGAACGGCCCAGGGCCAGGACTGCGGACCTTCCCCCTCCGACGCGGCCGCCGTGGCCCCGTTGCCGCAGGTCGAGGCGTGGGAGTGCGTTTCCCCGTCCAAGGTGGCTGCGGCGAACGACCTCCAGATGAAGCTGAAGCGCGCCAACCGCGGCCTGGTGCGGCCCTGCTCGGTGCAGCTGGTTGACATCGACTTGGCCTCAAAGTCGTCGGGCGCTCCCAAGAGGGTCGCTGCCCGTCACAAATCCGGATCGTCAACGTCGTCTTCGTCGTCCTtctccccatcccctcccccgaAAGACCTCCGGCGCCACCAGGGCCTGCACACGGGCCATCGCCTGTGCTGCTACACAGCCTGCAGTAACGGCGTGTGGCGCCTGCAGGGGGTGGTGTCGCACACGCGCGACGGCTACCCCTGCAAGGTGTGCGGCAAGAAGTTCAAGCGGCGGAAGATCCTCCGGCGCCACGCGCGCTTCCACACGGGCGAGAAGCCATACGCGTGCCCCCGCTGCCCCAAGTCCTTTGCGCTGCGCAAGACCCTGCGGCGCCACGCCCGCTTCCACACCGGCGAGCGGCCGCACGACTGCTCGCAGTGCGGCAAGAGCTTCCGCCTGCGGGAGAACCTAAAGGCGCACCTGAGGTTCCACAGCGGGGAGAAGCCGTACGTGTGCTCCATCTGCGGGAAGACCTTCCGCATCGCCCGCAACCTGGAGAAGCACAACATGGACAAGTGCGGCTTCCTGGTCCCCTCCTTCAGGAAGATCGCCGGGTTGGTTGGATAG